DNA from Cryptomeria japonica unplaced genomic scaffold, Sugi_1.0 HiC_scaffold_370, whole genome shotgun sequence:
caGTACAAACAAATTACAAACTCTCCGAACAGGGATTTAATGACATTTAGCCTCTCATTACACTACTTCGGGAGCTCCGGAAAACAGGAGCTCTTCGTTTTCTCTTTTACTCTTTTTTTTCTGCAGGTCAACGGATCGATCCTCGGGGCTGCCGGCAGTTGCAGCAGAAAATAAAAGATAATGGCTCTGATAAAGGCAATTCTGAAGTTCCAGTCCACGACTTCAGACATCAACAATTGCATGCGCTAATAATaatacttcttcttctttttctccattGTTAAATTTTTCATCTGCAGCTAGCATTGAGGCAGAGAAAGCCGTCACAAATGGCCCAAGATATGACTGGACAAGGCCACAGATTCAGTCGGTTTATGATTCTCCCCTCATGGACCTGCTTTTCCATGGAGTAAGTTTTTCTTATCGTTTCGTTTTTACCATTTCAGCCCGCATGTGCATCAGGCACATTGGATTAGTATTTAATGCTATTAGGTTATCAAGCTCAATCTTAAAGTTTAAATGTTGTTTCAGTTTTCCTTGATACTCGAATCTGTTTACCTACACCAAAGTATCAAATGTCGTCGGTTCTAGAACCGGTTTTCTTGTAAATTGAAATTTACACCAAAATACCGTTCAATGTTTGGGTGAGACATTTAACGAGTTCTTTGATTAAGAGTGCTTCCACAGTCCATAATTCAACATTTCATCGGTATATAAGGGTTTTAGGTCATTGTCCTTAAGCTTAGAGTTCAAATTTCTCGTCATTTGTTCTCTGTTCTAGACTTGGGTTAGTTGTAAATGGAAATTTACACCAAAATAGCAACTGCTTGTAAATTTAACATACACTAAAACACCATACACCATGTTGGGGTGAAGCacttgcaatttttttatttattacgAATTTCAAGGTTTCCACAGTCCATCATTTACCATTTGGTTAGTATTCTAAGGTTATTAGGTTATTGTCCCTTATCTGAATGCTCCAATGTCATATCAGTTGCTGTTAGTAATCAAGTCAGTTTGATTGCAATTTTAAGATTTAGTCTAAAATGCATACAACAGTTGCATGAGGCACTTACAATTTTAAGAATAAGTTTTTGCTGTCCAAGTCTATAATTGAGGGCTATTAGGTTATCTTTCTTAATCCTAAAGCTGAAGTCACATATCAGTTGCCCAGTACTCCAATCGGTTTAGAATGCAAATTTACACCAGAATATTGGGCGAGGCACTTAGAATATTATGAATCAAGATTTTTGTGGCTTCCAAGGTCCATAACGTAACATCTTGTCAGTATTTAAGGTCATTAGGTTATTCTCCTTAATCTTAAAGTTTAGATGCCATATCAATTGTCCTCAGGACTCAAATTGGTTTAATTGCAATTGTAAGTTTACACCAAATGCCATTACTGTAGTGCTGGATGATGCACTTTTTAAAGCTCCCATAGTTTGTGATATGACATTTGATAAGTACGTTAAGGTTATAAAGTTTTTGTCcttaattatatattttagattttcTCAGTCAGGCATAATATCATGTATATGGACACCACTGTTTATTGTCCTTAATCTTAAAGCTCAAATGTCATATCAATTTTCCTTGGTACTCGATTTTGTTTTGTAAATTTAGATTTACATCAAATACCAACCATGGTGTTTGGTTAGGTACTCACACTTTTTTGATTAAAGGTTTTAAGGCACCCACAGTTCATGCTTTAACATTCAATCAGTTTTTAGGGTTTTTAGGTAATCGTTCTTAATCTTAAAGCTTAAATGCCATACCAATTGCCCTTAGTACTTGAACCGGTTTACTTGGAAATAAAAATTTACACCtaaatagttaataatagtactgtACCCCAGTATTGGGTGAGTCACTTAATTTTTTGATAAAAGTTTTTTGCTTTTATGGCTTCCAACATCCATAATTCAACATTTGGCCCGTAGTGAAGGTTACTATTCTGTTAGGTTATtgtactcaatttttttttttggatagataATTGAAGATCTTTTTCAGGGATCCTCACCTTTAAGTGTACCTATGGCTTTAAAAGCCTTGACATGTGTTTGAGCTGCAATGCCGGAATCAAACTGTCAAATATTATACTATTTGATAGCTGAACTTAAAATGGTAGATATACTTTTACAACAAGATTATACAAAAGCGAATCCAAGCACAGACAAAGAAACTTCTTATGcactaaaaacaaaacaaaacaaaacaagagGAGTCCATGATGAGGTGGGTCCTTAAGCCAACCATTTGTTTTCATTGAGGTCATCCTGGTGATTTCAGCCCAAGTTTGTGCTGGGCCCTGTTGCCACATCATCCTCAATGTCCATCGTCTGTTAATCCACCACCATATCTTCTTGTACATCATTGTGCTGATTAAGTATGCTTTGCCTCGACAACCTCTTCTTCAATAGTCTTTACCTTTGCCAGTACCACCTCTTGCTCATCTGTATTTGCCTGAGAGGATTTCTGTTTAAAGATCAATAAAAGGCTTCTTGCTTCAAAGGCCCACAAGGAGAGATTCACATTTCTTGTTCCATTTTGACCTTAAAAGTAAAGACACAGTACACTTTCCATGTCAGTTCTTGGGGTAGGATTTCCTTAGTCAACTTTTGCCTAGCTGGGGGCAGGGACACAGGTACTGGTACAGCTATTATTGGTTTTGTTATGCAAGAATTGGTGCCTTACTTTCACTCTGGTTGTTTAAAAACCAGATGATAGAGGGCACTATCAAACAAGAAGGCTGCCCTCATGAGCAATCataatttgttttaatttattgGATTTCATGAAGGCCATAGTGGGGTTCTTCAACGGTTTGAAATTTAAGGGTTGAAACCCTAGCCACGATGGCTTGCTCCCATGGCTGACTCTATTTTGTGTCCTCTCTAGTAAAGTTATCCTACATGAGGTCAAGGTCCTTCTAGTTCAATTGGTAGTATTCCTTCAGTAGTtcatccattgtcaaaaatacaAATCCTTATCAAGAATTTTGCTAGCCAAATTGAAAACATAGTCATCTCAATATGCCACGCTAGCCATGATGGTTTGCTCCCTTGGCACCCTCTACTTTGTGTTCTCTCTagcgaaaaataaacattattttcctaattaaataattatggaaaaatagggttcgtgacacatCTATACCATGAAATGATGGTTGCATATTTAATAAATGTTATAAATATTAAATGGTGCAATTATTTGTCAATTCTACTTTTAACCACTAggtaatatatattaaatatcagCTATAGTGAAAATTGTATAGGTATTTTGAGTAGGAGGATTAATTGTTCCTATGAAATTAATGGCCCATTTTTCAAATGGGGACACACTCAATATTAGTTGAAATTGTATTTCATCCTTTATAGTTGGATTACTAATTCTATACCAAATATAACATTTGTGTGTATATTTATTAGAATATCTAATTAAATTAGGACACCAAAATTTTGTTAATATAAACTTGgtgcagtcatggttaggagggacctcaaagatatcAATCTGGACTGTGCAACAGAAgtaaaacacaatggaaacaagataAGATGATAGACGCACTGCATAACTATTTGAATTGTATCATGAAAACCAATTACAATTTATCGGTGACATGCGGGTTACAAGATTTGGATCCCTAGCCTGAACACATGCATATTCCAATTACAGTATTGGCCAACTCTGGACCTCTTAATCTCAAGATAGATCTTCTATTTCTAAAGACTTGATTCTACAAGCtatattacattgatttatatgatctagagggatccatgttggcccaagaagaatcaaatgccaatgaacaaaatgaaatgtgtaaaaccaccaggtcaaCCTCCACCAAAGAAAATCCTTTGAAGAATCCAAAGAATGAAGTGCAAACCAAAGGCAAGGTCAATCACATGCCAAGGAACGTTGGTACAATGAAGTAAAGCTCTACAAGCTACGGAAAGGATTTGCAAGATTCGCTAATAGCATAATAGGTCCAAACAGTTCTGATGTTCTAAGCTtaaaaactgtctcaaaatccgaaagcgataacttgtcggaaaaaaaTCCAAATGTCCTACAGACGTGGGGTAAGGGAGATAATCATGTCTAGAAGAAAAAACCAGCTCCGCAAGATCTAGTGAGCAAAtacaagaaaatgcaaaaagaaatgttgaaactgcaaaacaggaaacaaactgaaaaaaaatggttttggctgatgcaagattgccaagaactagggatgctcttgcatcaaaactTTGTTCTAGTGCCATCACAAAAAATATGTCCTcaaaagatgcattcattatctTATTTCAAGGCTTTCTCTTTTTCATGTTCCATATAATTGCTCttcatgatctctctctctctctctctctctctctctctctctctctctctctctctctctctctctctctctctctctctctctctctctccactcacacacacacacacacacacacacacacacatattattttGTATGAGCTCCCCATAACATATAATTTTCCTTTATTTTGTATTTTGCTATGGAAAGTGCATGTCAAATGATGAACCTAGATAATAAAGAATTAGTAAGGTCCATTAGTTGATATGGATTCCTATGATATCCTTTGATTTTTTATTATCTATAGGTTACCCACATGTTTGTGTTCTATATACTTTAAGATACATGGTCATTCAAGAATTCACATGCACATAAGAGTGGAGGTAAAAGACAATAATGTGGTTTAGACACCTATAAGATTTTGCTTTACTTTTGTGTCTATTTCAAATGGTAGACTATATTAATACATGTATATATTAATAGATGACACAATGTTATTTATTATTGGGCTCATTCCCCTATCTTTTACCTATACATGTAACTCCTTAACTCTATGCAAGATTTACACTCTACATTAAGTTGAAACAGTGGGTTTGGGACTTCTATATATCCACTTATTTTTCTCTATGGGTTTGATCTTTTTAAATTTGAAGATTTTCTCTTTGAATTGGTTTACCTTTTTGTGCTATACCATTTAACTCGAAATATCGGCTTGGTATCTAAAATAACTTTGGAGGGATAACAATGCATTTCTAAGAGACATATTATCTTAGTTCAATTTGGAGAAAGATTAAGTAGAAGATAAAAATAATATACCCTGGCCATGTACATGCTCTAGAGTGATGTGATGCAAAACTAGGCCTGTTTAGGTACTTTAATCAAAATGTTTATAACATGTCTCTTTTATACATGTAAATGGTATTCAGtgttatttgatgatttataaaataagcgcaattaaatatgtttaaatacAAGTACATAATTGTTTACTCAAGTTATAGTGGGGAAAAGATAGGCAACATtcagccaaattttgaaattgaatttaaaaaaattatgggTCATATCCATGATTGATGGGTCAACTTCATCTTTTGGGAAATGTATTAGGACATAGATATAGTCAAATCAAATGGATAATAGAATGATAGGGAAATTTGTATGTATAGGCATAATAGATTCATAATGTAGAGTCTAGACAAATATTTTAGGATTTATGTGTTTATGTGGATAAGGTGGGAGATAAGTTAAAAGGAATTTGTGCAAATAGATGGGTAAAATCAAAATGTAAGAAACCCAAATTCACATAAGATTACATTGTTTGTCAATATGTAAATCTATTAAGGCATTATCTCAAAATGGAGATAAAAGTAAATCTAAATGGTAGGGTTATGTAAATTTCACAATTGCATTTTCCTCCTACTTTAAGGCATGTGTGAATTCTAGAATGATCACATGCATGTCAAAGAAATTACTACTCATAAACATACATGCAAATGAAATTTTAGACAAGAAAGGATATCACAAGGATCTTATAAACTAGTAGACCTAACTAAATGTCATTGTGTTGGTTAATTCTTTGATTGTAGGAAGCAAACACTAGGTTGTGCATTTAATTTGGCTTGATTAGGTGCAATTTCTTGGTGTTTAAAAAAACAATCAATTGTGTCACTATTGTCAAGACAAGTGAAATACATAATAACTATACTAGCAATATATGTCAAGTAATGTGACTTAAGAGAGTACCGACATATTTAAGGCAAGAACAAAATATGAAAAtagttatttattgtgacaataattttataatttcaataaaaaaaaacctaatttcataattacactAAACATataaaaatctaaaatctgacatCATTTATCAAAAGTCTTTTTGAAAAAAGATAAATTGAACAGAAATTTTCTAGAATTAATGACTACCTCGCTAATTTATTTAGCAATGTGAGAATAGTAGTGAACGTGATCTTGGAACCTTTATCGTCATAATGAATTTTATGTTTCAGACCCTTAGAGCTTAGGTGATTATTCTTGGTATGTAACAGTTCCATTGATCATCATCGCGAGGCAATAAGGGAAGAAATTGACGTTATGTTACCTGTTTTTCCTCACTTTTAGCTGAAGAAATAAATTTGGCCTGGATTACTACGGAGGGACCCGACGTGGAAATGGTACTGTCTACCCAACCCCTACTATGCACCTGCATGCAATTATATGTCTATGTAAAATGTATTATATGCATaggatgtgtaacatgtattgtatgcataggATCCTATGATGCACGGCAAGCAGTTATATGTATATTCAACATGTATTGTATACATAAGatgtgtaacatgtattgtatgcataagATGTCGGTGCATCGTAGGAACTGGATAAACATTGCCCACACGAACATCTCATTACATCAGGAGGGCAACATCCAAGACAATCATTTTGACTAGGCTTTCCAAATTATGAAATACACCTATTTTATATTGCACACAGCTAAGCCAGCCGTATGCAATGCGAGAAACACGCTCTTCTTCTTGCTAGAATTCCGCGTGGAGCGAAACTCGAGTACCATAAAATATAAATACAAAGCGCGCTCCAAATCATCCACTTCAACAACTCTCTGTGAAATTTCTCGCTACTTTCCATTGTTACCTGACCCTGTCTATATATAAATCTCATTTGAATTTCCTTATCACCATTCAACATTTCCATACCTCCATCACTATTACAACTACTACGTTTTCTACTCTTGTCCTGATATTCCAATGGATCTGTTACCATGTTTCCTCCTGGTAAGCCTTGTACTCTCCTCCTCCCACCTTGTTTCTGCAAATTTTTATAACGACTTTGACATCACATGGGGAAATGATCGTGCTAAGATACTCGACAATGGCCAACGCTTGCAGCTCACTCTCGATCAGTCCTCAGGTATATCATCTCATTTGCTTGCTAAGATATTCATCTCTTTTTCTTACTCCATATATATGATTTTAACAGTATGCCGATTCCTGAACCCCTCCTCTGCTGTACTAAAACAGGCTCAGGTTTCCAATCTAAGAATGAATATCTCTTTGGAAAAATCGATATGCAAATCAAGTTGGTGGCTGGTAACTCGGCCGGCACTGTCACTGCTTACTATGTGAGTTTCTCTCTTACTCTTCCATACATATTTCTATTGTAGTCCCCAAATCAGTAGTGGGCAGCAGCAGGGAATTGAGTATTTATTGTCTATGAGTACGGTGTCATAAAATGTTCATGGTCTGGTGCAGCTGTCCTCACAAGGGGATAAACACGACGAAATAGACTTCGATTTCCTGGGAAATCTATCTAGAGATCCCTATGTTATGCACACCAATGTTTTCTCACAAGGCAAAGGCAACCGTGAGCAGCAATTCTACCTCTGGTTCGACCCCACGGCAGACTTCCACACTTACTCCCTGCTCTGGAATCCCCAACAAATTATGTAAGTTAATGTTGTCCCTGCAACTTCAAATCAGCTACTGAATGTCCTCTTTTGCCTTGCCCTCCAGTTTTAACATCATTATTGTAGTTTAATGTGTATTTCTGATTCCCTGCTGGTTTTCTGTGGATGGAACTCCGGTGAGAGTGTTCAAGAACAGCGAGGATTTGGGCGTTGCATATCCGAAGAATCAAGCGATGAGAATATATTCAAGCCTGTGGAACGCAGATGATTGGGCAACCAGAGGCGGTGCAGTGAAGATCGACTGGACCAAATCCCCTTTTGTTGCCTCCTATGGAAATTTCAAAGCAGAGTCATGCTCCGCCTCTTCTGATTGCTCTGTGAATTCATGGTACGCTGCAGAGGCGTTGGAGGCGAGCGAGCAGGAGAAACTTGAATGGGTGCGGAAGAACTACATGATTTATGATTACTGTTCGGACAGTAAAAGGTTTCCACAGGGCTTTCCTGCTGAAGGCACTCGCCAGGCATCCAACTGATTTCAAAGAAGCAACCTACATAAATTCTTTTATTCCTCCATTTTTTGTACCGATTTACAAGCCCAAGAGGCTATACTTTAAACGATTGCGATCCCAcccaattaattatatattttagaAAGACATTACATCCAACTGTTAGCATTTAAGGAGCTTCAATTTCTTCCGACTGAGGACCGCCTCCTGTGAAATTCTCTAATACCAAAATTAATACATAATAATTCAATAATCAAACTAGCAAAATTAAATGGGATGCAAAAATTATGCTAGACAAGACCAATCTCTTAATACACACAATTTGCTTCAATATAACTAGCGGTTGCACCTGGGTAAGGTGCAATGTGTACGGCCGATAGGAGTTTATATCAAGTCTATGTTGTTAAGATAGATCTCTCCTAACTAGGGTATTGATGGATTTGGAAGTCAACGCTAATTCCAATACCTTACCTTCTGCCATACTTTGTAAAGAATCCTCAAAGTCAAAGTTTTTGTATTTCAGCTAGATTAATGTTTGagtttagaaaataaagataaattgTAAGGGTCATTTTGAGTCAGAACCAAGGGGCCTACAAATATCAAAGCTAAATCCTTTTTATTCAATTCATGTGGTCACTTTCTTGAGCTTCTTACCTTTAGTAGAATTGTAGAATTATTGGTTTCATGGAAAATAATTAATACTCTGCAGTTTCTTTTTTCTTAAGGAAGCGTTTTTGTTTGAATGCAAGCTTGTAATATTGTCTTtatatattttaaagaaaaaatagcAATAGCATTGGCTTTCTTTATTAGAATACTCTTAATATAATTAACAACCACACTGTGgtaattcaaagaaaagcatatggcTAGAAATTAAAAGTTTCTAAACAGAATAGCTTGAGAAGAAATGATAAAAAACCAAATCCCAAAATCTTTTATAGGTTTCATAGTTAAGGAATGTAAAGATATTCAAACACATCTTTTGGTGGAGACTTGTAACCAAATATATCAAGGTGtttattgaaagtgaaaacaatAAGAATGTCCAAATCTAATGAGTATGGTTCTTTGAGAGTACATATACGTCTATGAGACAAGGGTGAGAAGCTAGACAGAATATAAGTTGCACAACAAAATTTCTGGTGAAAGTACTCTATTGGCTAGGCCCTAGGATATATATTATTGAGGAAAAAAATTCATtcattttaaagaaaatatatcAAATCCTGGACAAGATTATGGCATCTACTTGAATCAATAAATCACGTGACACTgtattaatgcataaaatagagcACTATTGTTTTGCTCTATTTTCTCAATGCAATATGACTCAAAATAAGGGCATCTTGTAATGTACCTAAGCAGCTTACACAAGTGCAAGGCCTCCATTCCATTATAAACATGGCATCTTAACTTATAGAACCAAAAGAACATTGTCGACAAAGGAGATTATTCTAATGGTTAATATATCGCTAGAAACCCATATTTCTTTAGTTGATTGAAAGGTGAGTCAACAAGTATGCCTGAGCCATGCATTTGTATGTGGCCCACTTAAAACTAAAGTGTGTtccattttgtcttcaatttaacTCTTGCAAATTGAATCGTAATTGTTATGAATATTGTATCATCTACCTTAATATTTATTAAACTTGGAAATTGTGTTACAATAGATGCATTGCTAGAAAGTATACTAATGAAAATGTCCTAGGATCCATATCTTGAGATGGTCAAGTGTTGTGTAGTTTTCAACTATTgtaacaaatttattttattttttggttttgtctCTCTTGGATAGGTCTTATTTTAAATTTACACCAACATTATTAGAGGTCTATAAGCTTTCTACATAATAATATTAAGGAAGGTGTGTTTATGAACCAATTATTTGAATTATTACTTGATATGAAAAATAAAACTGAGTCCTCGATTTTTTTGTCATATATCCATATCTAGTCATCTGAATCTGATCTCAGGGTTTTTAAAATACTAAATTAGACAAGTTATTGAAATTATATTTATTGAttgtaatgattatttttattGCAATTATTCATTTACATGTTCGATGTTGGACTAAGGGTTTATTGATGTGTTAATATTAGTGGGAAGAAATGCCACATTACTCTTGAAGGTGAATTTGTTGTTTTTCCTCATATCGTTTTAAGGGGAAAGATAGGGGAAAGATAGCTCACTTTATGTTGTAGAAGAGGAGTgaagaaaaatgaacaagtttggtcaCTCAATACCCACCTAGCATTTTGTAGATTAGTAAGTaataaatttcttttaaaaagaatAATTGCTTAGAGATAGAAGGATTTTAGAAAAGAGTAAAGTGAGACATGAAAAATAATGGCTAAAAATGCTTAATCAAACTATTTGAAATTTTGAAGTGCATACCAATAACTGAATGTATATAGCTAGCTAAGAAATTAGCCTTCAGTCCTCCTGCAAGTGTGTAAACAATGACACAAAGTGGGATTAGAAAGCTAGCAGCATATATATTTACTCCAGTCGAAGAATTTACAATAGTAGATCTGCCCAGTAGTATCATTGTTATCAGAATGATGTTTGTCGAAAAACAAAATGTGAGGAAGACCAAGTTTGCGGCAGATCCCCATCTATACATTACCAATGCAAGCTTCAATTAGATAGGCAATTCAAGTTACATGTTCATTTAAGTTAGTTGACAATATTATAATTCACCAATAGTTCACATACCTAGCACGTACAATCTCACAAACATTGTGTGCATATGAAGCCTTTCTTTTTATTTCAATAGCCATGATTTCAATCATCTTTCATTATGACAGAGGAGGATCTTAGTTATCTGGATGGATGTTGGTTTGaatactcttttggtgttggttttATCATCCTGTATTTAGGGTGGTTTGGAATGCATTTGGTGCCCTCTAAATATGTTGTTAATTACATTGTAGTTTATTACATCATGTTCCTTTGTTCTGGCTATGTGTTGGAAGATGCCTTGAGATGTTTACTTGGGTCTCACCTTGGTGTGTGGATATttgcatggagtattttgcattggaattGGTTATGTGGCCGACTAATTGATTATGTCTACATATTATCATTTTTAATGTCCTCTAGAGTATGTGTGAGCATTTGTGGATTGTCAAATCATTCATGGAATGCTAAATTATAATATGTtctggttccctctttctcttagaatggaccaatctaagtattttaggtaagggtggcttattttgtgtaatatttctTATTCTATTTTGGTTGAGCCTTAATTCGGATTTCAATGTTgcatctcatatttaagatgtgtagATGGATAAACTAAgtgtggatgagaagtgaattgtgtgataATTGTATGTGAATGATTTACAAacagatttgagtttgtggtgatgagaaagtcAAGTTGAGAAGAGATTTGAACTTCATATATTCTACAAGACATAATGTTGTGACAGTGAAGATTATTACATATGTTTTCCATGTTATTGATCACTAGAATATTGTCCAAgaacaatttcatgatcaggagaatccttctcaattttagttCAGCTATTTCAATCGTTGTTGATTGATAGTGGGTCCTTTGGTAGCAGTTTGtattttgtcttgaagaagtgttcttcagttgtacaagtccttcttgtatcttgcctaaggtagtgCACCTTCATTATGCAAGTCCTTCAGGTGTTGGTACTCCTTGGTTTCAAGCCTAAAACGTTGTAAACATTGTTATCCATATTGTGAGTTatattctccgtggtttttccctgtttgggtttttcatgtaaatttggTTTTCATGTGTTATGTGTTTATGCTTGATGTGATAATGGTTAAAGTGTTGTTGAATAATTTGATTAATAGTTGTTGTTGAAGTTCCAGATCAATTCACCTTGCCCCCCTCAATCCTATTGCGTGTTCAACAAAAGGCCCTAGAAAGGATCAAAATAGTGATATAAGAATGACCTAGGACTaataaagaataaataaattattcaacaatcaaatatATGAAACCTAATGTAAAAAACCAAAGAAAAGGTGGATAGGGTGTGAAACATCTAAGATTAGGTAATGATaagaaaaaaccctaaaagaagtaaagaaatgaATGATCATACATgagaaacataaaaatataaaaaaatcttgTATGCAAGGTAAGTAATTAGAAACATTAACCTTGAAACCCTAATGAAGGGGAAGAAACCTTAAGGGAAAATTCTTTGTCATGTTAAAAATATAaggttaaaaaaatttaaataaaattaatagattTTCATTATAAACTCATTAAATATATGCAATCGATTAACAAATAGCAAACCTAGTTAATTTAGAGGTGGAGCTAATAATAGAATTAAAATAAACATGATCTACTTAAATAGGGGTATAAGTGTACATAGCTCCAATATTTATGATGGATAaataatattgttgttgttatggAATGTTTCACCTATGATGTAAATATTTCTCTCTTTCccgataaataaattattattctataaatttgatcaaaatttacagCTATTATATCAAATATTATAGTAGATAAAAGTGCATATCGTGCACTAAAAAGACATCTTATTTCATGCCACTTTGTGTTGATGTCATGGATATATGGTATCAATGTTCAATTGACTTCAAAAAGTGCACTATTTGACCTAAATTTGTAGTCATCTCTAGATTTGTTTTATGTCTTCAATTATAAAACAAAATTGATCAATTTTTATAACATTTTACCATACTATACTAGGTCATGTATACACTACTATCACTTCTATAAAACCATATTTGATCCAAATTTCTCACTTCTCATACTAAATTTTCAAGAATATGATCACAATCAATTGACATTGAAACTGTTTATATTAATATCTAAACCTTAAAAACATCTGAAAtcatttttttcattcaaaattaaCATCATAATACATCTCACAGTAAACTATAATTACttcaatttaaaaaatcttaatctCGATTACATCAACATTTTGCATTCTCTCCTGGACATGTTTTAACTTCTTTACTATAGGATGTTTTTATTAGCTTACAAATGGTTTCAAACCATTAGACCCGTCGATGGAATGGTTGCTTCCACTATCAATTGTTACCTGCCTAAGTGAGATGATATTTTGACGATCCAGCTTTGTAGAAAGTGCTGA
Protein-coding regions in this window:
- the LOC131871104 gene encoding xyloglucan endotransglucosylase protein 1-like produces the protein MDLLPCFLLVSLVLSSSHLVSANFYNDFDITWGNDRAKILDNGQRLQLTLDQSSGSGFQSKNEYLFGKIDMQIKLVAGNSAGTVTAYYLSSQGDKHDEIDFDFLGNLSRDPYVMHTNVFSQGKGNREQQFYLWFDPTADFHTYSLLWNPQQIMFSVDGTPVRVFKNSEDLGVAYPKNQAMRIYSSLWNADDWATRGGAVKIDWTKSPFVASYGNFKAESCSASSDCSVNSWYAAEALEASEQEKLEWVRKNYMIYDYCSDSKRFPQGFPAEGTRQASN